The following proteins come from a genomic window of Carassius carassius chromosome 10, fCarCar2.1, whole genome shotgun sequence:
- the LOC132151417 gene encoding histone H2A-like, which yields MSGRGKTGGKARAKAKTRSSRAGLQFPVGRVHRLLRKGNYAERVGAGAPVYLAAVLEYLTAEILELAGNAARDNKKTRIIPRHLQLAVRNDEELNKLLGRVTIAQGGVLPNIQAVLLPKKSEKPAKAK from the coding sequence ATGAGCGGAAGAGGCAAAACCGGCGGTAAAGCGAGAGCGAAGGCCAAGACTCGCTCCTCCAGAGCAGGGCTGCAGTTCCCCGTCGGTCGTGTTCACAGACTTCTCCGCAAAGGGAACTACGCAGAGCGCGTCGGTGCCGGAGCTCCCGTCTATCTGGCGGCTGTGCTCGAGTATCTGACCGCTGAGATCCTGGAGTTGGCTGGAAACGCCGCGAGAGACAACAAGAAGACCCGCATCATTCCCCGTCACCTGCAGCTGGCGGTGCGCAATGATGAGGAGCTCAACAAACTCCTGGGTCGAGTGACCATCGCTCAGGGCGGCGTGCTGCCCAACATCCAGGCCGTGCTGCTGCCCAAGAAGAGCGAGAAACCCGCCAAAGCCAAGTAA
- the LOC132152238 gene encoding histone H4: MSGRGKGGKGLGKGGAKRHRKVLRDNIQGITKPAIRRLARRGGVKRISGLIYEETRGVLKVFLENVIRDAVTYTEHAKRKTVTAMDVVYALKRQGRTLYGFGG; the protein is encoded by the coding sequence ATGTCTGGAAGAGGCAAAGGCGGTAAAGGACTCGGGAAAGGAGGCGCTAAGCGTCACCGTAAAGTGCTGCGCGATAACATCCAGGGAATCACCAAACCcgccattcgtcgtctagctcgccGCGGTGGAGTCAAGCGCATCTCCGGTCTGATCTACGAGGAGACCCGCGGTGTGCTGAAGGTGTTCCTGGAGAACGTGATCCGCGACGCCGTCACCTACACCGAGCACGCCAAGAGAAAGACCGTCACCGCCATGGACGTTGTGTACGCGCTGAAACGACAGGGACGCACCTTGTACGGCTTCGGAGGATAA
- the LOC132152236 gene encoding histone H3-like: MARTKQTARKSTGGKAPRKQLATKAARKSAPATGGVKKPHRYRPGTVALREIRRYQKSTELLIRKLPFQRLVREIAQDFKTDLRFQSSAVMALQESSEAYLVGLFEDTNLCAIHAKRVTIMPKDIQLARRIRGERA; this comes from the coding sequence ATGGCAAGAACCAAGCAGACCGCTCGTAAATCCACCGGTGGCAAAGCCCCGAGGAAGCAGCTCGCTACTAAAGCTGCCCGGAAGAGCGCCCCAGCCACCGGCGGCGTCAAGAAGCCCCACCGTTACAGGCCCGGGACCGTGGCTCTCCGAGAGATCCGTCGCTATCAGAAGTCCACCGAGCTGCTGATCCGCAAACTGCCTTTCCAGCGTCTGGTGCGAGAAATCGCTCAGGATTTCAAGACGGACCTGCGCTTCCAGAGCTCCGCTGTCATGGCCCTGCAGGAGTCCAGCGAGGCTTATCTGGTCGGTCTGTTCGAGGACACCAACCTGTGCGCCATCCACGCCAAGAGAGTCACCATCATGCCCAAAGACATCCAGCTGGCCCGCCGCATCCGCGGAGAGCGCGCTTAA
- the LOC132151419 gene encoding histone H2B-like → MPEPAKSAPKKGSKKAVTKSAAKGGKKRRKSRKESYAIYVYKVLKQVHPDTGISSKAMGIMNSFVNDIFERIAGEASRLAHYNKRSTITSREIQTAVRLLLPGELAKHAVSEGTKAVTKYTSSK, encoded by the coding sequence ATGCCTGAACCAGCGAAGTCCGCGCCGAAGAAAGGCTCCAAGAAGGCCGTCACCAAGAGCGCCGCGAAAGGAGGAAAGAAACGCAGAAAGTCCAGGAAGGAGAGCTACGCCATCTACGTGTATAAAGTGCTGAAGCAGGTTCATCCTGACACCGGGATCTCTTCGAAGGCGATGGGCATCATGAACTCTTTCGTCAACGACATCTTCGAGCGCATCGCCGGTGAAGCGTCTCGTCTCGCTCACTACAACAAGCGCTCCACCATCACTTCCCGAGAGATCCAGACCGCCGTGCGTCTGCTGCTGCCCGGGGAGCTGGCTAAACACGCCGTGTCTGAGGGCACCAAGGCCGTCACCAAGTACACCAGCTCCAAGTAG
- the LOC132151418 gene encoding histone H2B-like encodes MPEPAKSAPKKGSKKAVTKSAAKGGKKRRKSRKESYAIYVYKVLKQVHPDTGISSKAMGIMNSFVNDIFERIAGESSRLAHYNKRSTITSREIQTAVRLLLPGELAKHAVSEGTKAVTKYTSSK; translated from the coding sequence ATGCCTGAACCAGCGAAGTCCGCGCCGAAGAAAGGCTCCAAGAAGGCCGTCACCAAGAGCGCCGCGAAAGGAGGAAAGAAACGCAGAAAGTCCAGGAAGGAGAGCTACGCCATCTACGTGTATAAAGTGCTGAAGCAGGTTCATCCTGACACCGGGATCTCTTCGAAGGCGATGGGCATCATGAACTCTTTCGTCAACGACATCTTCGAGCGCATCGCCGGTGAGTCGTCTCGTCTCGCTCACTACAACAAGCGCTCCACCATCACTTCCCGAGAGATCCAGACCGCCGTGCGTCTGCTGCTGCCCGGGGAGCTGGCTAAACACGCCGTGTCTGAGGGCACCAAGGCCGTCACCAAGTACACCAGCTCCAAGTAG
- the LOC132152237 gene encoding histone H4, with the protein MSGRGKGGKGLGKGGAKRHRKVLRDNIQGITKPAIRRLARRGGVKRISGLIYEETRGVLKVFLENVIRDAVTYTEHAKRKTVTAMDVVYALKRQGRTLYGFGG; encoded by the coding sequence ATGTCTGGAAGAGGCAAAGGCGGTAAAGGACTCGGGAAAGGAGGCGCTAAGCGTCACCGTAAAGTGCTGCGCGATAACATCCAGGGAATCACCAAACCcgccattcgtcgtctagctcgccGCGGTGGAGTCAAGCGCATCTCCGGTCTGATCTACGAGGAGACCCGCGGTGTGCTGAAGGTGTTCCTGGAGAACGTGATCCGCGACGCCGTCACCTACACCGAGCACGCCAAGAGAAAGACCGTCACCGCCATGGACGTTGTATACGCGCTCAAACGACAGGGACGCACCTTGTACGGCTTCGGAGGATAA